One segment of Haloplanus natans DSM 17983 DNA contains the following:
- a CDS encoding toxin-antitoxin system TumE family protein has translation MPENHPIELNRAVPGGRVEVFAIRDEEYPGGWFYRFQYYHPEEGEFLPYDNAHADEDLGWHHRHVRFGEDTEIPFQNLVSHVVLFFQEIAELTDTEHSNP, from the coding sequence ATGCCGGAGAACCACCCGATCGAACTCAACCGCGCCGTCCCAGGTGGCCGCGTGGAGGTGTTCGCGATCCGCGACGAGGAGTACCCCGGCGGTTGGTTCTACCGGTTCCAGTACTACCACCCGGAGGAGGGCGAGTTCCTGCCCTACGACAATGCACACGCCGACGAGGATCTCGGCTGGCACCATCGCCACGTTCGGTTCGGCGAGGATACCGAGATCCCGTTTCAGAACCTCGTGTCGCACGTCGTCCTCTTCTTTCAAGAGATCGCCGAACTAACCGACACTGAGCATTCCAACCCATGA
- a CDS encoding HalOD1 output domain-containing protein, with translation MSDSPQHDRDSFGLGGIDADPPVRSLTFDTDEETYVAEFDGGDVSPSVAVISVVAKITGQSVTALRPLDHVVDPDALDRIVRHRPSGPSRNDRLVEFTYEGLTIQLSSGGVIEVGLPRAGNTE, from the coding sequence ATGTCCGATTCGCCCCAGCATGATCGAGATTCTTTCGGACTGGGCGGAATCGACGCCGATCCCCCCGTTCGGTCGCTAACGTTCGATACAGATGAGGAAACGTACGTTGCGGAGTTCGACGGTGGCGACGTGTCCCCGAGTGTAGCCGTTATTTCGGTGGTCGCAAAAATAACCGGACAGTCGGTGACTGCTCTCCGACCACTGGACCACGTCGTCGACCCGGACGCTCTCGACCGAATCGTGAGACACCGTCCGTCCGGACCATCCCGTAACGACCGGCTCGTCGAGTTCACTTATGAGGGGCTCACGATTCAACTCTCGAGCGGCGGTGTGATCGAAGTGGGCCTTCCGCGTGCGGGGAATACGGAATAA